One window of Atribacter laminatus genomic DNA carries:
- a CDS encoding adenosine-specific kinase translates to MEIELITLENPKLYNFILGQTHFIKSVEDIYETVIGSSPSIKFGLAFCEASGLCLVRCEGNDAELIDLATKNAQKLGCGHSFILFLKDGYPINILNALKMVPEVCRIFCASANPCEIVVARSQQGNGIMGVIDGFPPKGVESEKDKIERQELLQKFGYKR, encoded by the coding sequence TTGGAAATTGAACTTATCACCTTAGAAAATCCCAAACTCTATAATTTTATATTAGGGCAAACTCATTTTATAAAAAGCGTCGAAGATATTTATGAAACAGTTATTGGTTCATCTCCATCGATTAAATTTGGCTTGGCTTTCTGTGAGGCTTCTGGCCTCTGCTTGGTTCGTTGTGAAGGCAATGATGCCGAACTTATCGATTTAGCTACTAAAAACGCTCAGAAATTGGGTTGCGGTCATAGTTTTATTCTTTTTCTAAAGGATGGATATCCAATCAATATTTTAAATGCTTTGAAAATGGTTCCTGAAGTTTGCAGGATATTTTGTGCATCAGCTAACCCTTGTGAGATTGTAGTCGCACGTTCTCAACAAGGGAATGGAATTATGGGAGTTATCGATGGTTTTCCACCCAAAGGAGTAGAAAGCGAAAAAGATAAAATTGAACGCCAGGAACTTCTCCAAAAGTTTGGATATAAACGGTAA
- a CDS encoding phenylacetate--CoA ligase, with protein MDREQLTQLQSKRLQATVLQAAKTSYYKKLFDKLHIQPEKISTLKDLQNIPPTTKEDLRSGFPYGFLATPLEQVVRLHSSSGTTGVPTVIYHTAADIDSWSNLVARSLYGVGVRKNDIFQNMMSYGLFTGGLGMHYGAEKIGTLVIPIAAGNSKRQIWFLKNFQTTVTHIIPSYALLLSNLIKSEGLDSSQDLNLKIMLIGAEPHSEETRQRIEELYQSKAFNSYGLSEMNGPGVAFECAYQNGLHVWEDAYILEIVNPKTLEPCPAGELGEMILTTLSRQATPILRYRTKDLAYWIDEPCPCGRTHYRISRIQGRTDDMFIYHGVNIFPIQIDKVLMNNPEVGSNYLIILERKDLRDTMKVEIEIKPELFIGDLPKLERLRERIQAEIRSETLVTPEIILVEPGTLPTTEGKAVRVVDKRQL; from the coding sequence ATGGATCGAGAACAATTGACCCAATTACAGTCAAAACGGTTACAAGCAACTGTGCTACAGGCGGCAAAAACGTCCTATTATAAGAAGTTGTTTGATAAACTCCACATCCAACCAGAAAAAATATCAACCCTTAAGGATTTGCAAAACATCCCTCCCACAACCAAAGAAGACCTAAGGAGTGGATTTCCCTACGGTTTCTTGGCTACGCCACTGGAACAAGTCGTTCGTCTCCATTCTTCTTCTGGAACAACCGGCGTTCCCACGGTTATTTATCATACCGCTGCTGATATTGATTCTTGGTCAAATTTAGTAGCACGCTCACTCTATGGTGTGGGGGTTCGGAAAAATGATATTTTTCAAAACATGATGAGTTATGGTCTTTTTACCGGTGGCTTGGGAATGCATTATGGAGCCGAAAAAATCGGTACCTTGGTAATCCCAATTGCAGCAGGCAACAGTAAACGTCAAATCTGGTTTCTTAAAAACTTTCAAACGACGGTGACACATATTATACCCAGCTATGCACTCCTGCTTTCTAATCTTATTAAAAGTGAAGGCTTAGATTCATCCCAAGATTTAAACTTGAAGATAATGCTGATCGGAGCTGAACCCCACAGCGAAGAAACCCGTCAACGAATTGAGGAACTTTACCAATCTAAAGCATTTAATTCCTATGGTTTGTCTGAAATGAACGGTCCTGGTGTGGCTTTTGAGTGCGCCTATCAGAATGGATTACACGTTTGGGAAGATGCCTATATTTTAGAAATCGTTAATCCAAAAACTCTCGAGCCATGTCCAGCTGGGGAACTAGGAGAGATGATTCTCACTACTTTAAGTCGACAGGCCACCCCAATACTCCGTTATCGAACGAAAGATTTGGCTTATTGGATCGATGAACCATGCCCCTGTGGAAGAACCCACTACCGAATCTCCCGAATCCAAGGACGAACCGATGATATGTTTATTTATCACGGTGTAAATATTTTTCCGATACAAATCGATAAAGTATTGATGAATAACCCTGAGGTTGGTTCAAATTACCTCATCATTTTAGAGAGAAAAGATCTTCGGGATACTATGAAAGTCGAAATAGAAATCAAACCCGAACTCTTTATTGGTGACCTTCCCAAGTTGGAAAGATTAAGAGAACGGATTCAAGCAGAAATTCGCTCCGAAACATTAGTTACACCAGAGATTATCTTAGTTGAACCAGGGACGCTTCCCACTACCGAGGGAAAAGCTGTCCGGGTAGTTGATAAACGTCAATTATAA
- a CDS encoding pyruvate kinase alpha/beta domain-containing protein: MNFTNKNEMMKRSTEKTIHYFSQPGKENTQKTLELAVGRASLLQLKAILVSTKSGETALRLTEAAQASHYNGRIIAVTYHQGFFNNQSSTISEDVQKLLSEKNISIVMSSHALSGVSRSFREKYGGISIPEIIAESFRRISQGFKVAVEITIMAADAGAVPSDQDVVAIGGQSQGADAALVLRPAHQNSFFDLKIKEVICFPS; this comes from the coding sequence TTGAACTTCACCAATAAGAACGAAATGATGAAGCGGTCAACTGAAAAGACAATTCATTATTTTTCTCAACCTGGTAAAGAAAATACCCAAAAAACCTTAGAATTAGCTGTTGGGAGAGCCTCATTGCTTCAATTGAAAGCAATATTGGTCTCGACTAAAAGCGGTGAAACGGCATTGCGTTTAACAGAGGCAGCCCAGGCATCACATTACAATGGAAGAATAATTGCCGTGACTTACCATCAGGGATTTTTTAATAATCAATCGTCAACCATATCAGAAGACGTTCAAAAACTTCTTTCCGAGAAAAATATTTCAATCGTGATGTCATCACACGCCTTGAGTGGGGTAAGCCGTTCTTTTCGTGAGAAATATGGGGGAATCAGTATACCGGAAATTATTGCTGAAAGTTTCCGAAGAATATCCCAGGGGTTTAAAGTCGCAGTTGAAATTACTATCATGGCAGCTGATGCCGGTGCGGTTCCATCGGATCAAGATGTAGTCGCAATCGGTGGGCAAAGCCAGGGAGCCGATGCTGCTTTGGTTTTAAGACCGGCTCATCAGAATTCTTTTTTTGATTTGAAAATAAAGGAAGTTATCTGTTTTCCTTCTTAA
- a CDS encoding calcium-translocating P-type ATPase, SERCA-type, with protein MDQKGINWHTLTSQAVIQQLKTDFEKGIGTEEAQKRLIDNGRNALPTGKRKTILGMFIDQFKDFLILILVAAAVISGLLGETTDATVIIVILIINAVLGVSQERKASKALDALKKMSVPECDVIRDGSLQKISSEELVPGDIILLHEGDYIPADLRLIEAYNLRVDEASLTGESVPVEKVIEPVADDLPIADRINMAYSGTIVAYGRAKGVVTETGLNREIGKIAQLLEKEEEVITPLQKRLAGLGKLLGYLTLIVCGVVFVVGIIRGEQTFDMFMTAVSLAVAAIPEGLPAIVTIVLALGVTRMSQRNAIIRKLPAVETLGSATVICTDKTGTLTQNQMTVQEVFQMNDEEKEAQVQAFLPSEVLIKIGVLCNDSSIAKDNGKVQRFGDPTELALVELAEKNGYSAEKIRQDFPRLDEVPFDSKRKMMSTLHEFNGKKRILVKGAPDVLINRCSSYQEGDQKHPLGEEEKQLILSTIEEMAGKALRVLAFAEKEMPDKKKISQEDEVDLNFYGLVGMIDPPRPEVRQALEEANSAGIETIMITGDNLLTAKTIAQDLGLLQSGDEAITGQEMEKLSQETLMEKIKQLRVFARVWPEQKLNIVEALQKNHEVVAMTGDGVNDAPALKKADIGVAMGITGTDVAKEVADVVLMDDNFATIVKAIEEGRVIFDNIRKFVMYLLACNIGEIFAIFIPILIGLHRPLVPVQILLINLVTDGLPAMALGVDSPEPDIMMRKPRNPKEGILNPQSMKIILFNSVFIAISVIIAFVTGTSMGGIETGRTMAFVTLAFSELLRAYSFRSEKRNFWQINLRSNLYLIEAALLSAAIVLITVIVPSAARVFSNVQLNGLEWMYTIIFSFISFFAYEIWKIWDKNRHP; from the coding sequence GTGGATCAAAAAGGAATAAACTGGCATACACTTACGTCTCAGGCAGTCATCCAGCAACTTAAAACTGACTTTGAAAAAGGCATAGGAACTGAAGAAGCTCAAAAAAGGCTCATCGATAATGGTCGAAATGCTCTTCCTACTGGGAAAAGAAAAACCATTTTAGGGATGTTTATCGACCAATTTAAAGACTTTTTAATCCTTATCTTAGTTGCAGCTGCAGTTATCTCGGGTTTGTTGGGCGAAACCACCGATGCAACGGTTATTATTGTCATATTAATCATAAATGCTGTTTTAGGAGTTAGTCAAGAAAGAAAAGCTAGTAAAGCGTTGGATGCTTTAAAAAAAATGTCGGTTCCCGAGTGTGATGTAATTCGCGATGGATCGTTACAAAAAATATCATCAGAAGAATTAGTTCCTGGTGATATTATCCTCCTTCATGAAGGTGATTATATACCAGCTGATTTACGGTTGATTGAAGCATATAACTTACGTGTTGATGAAGCGAGCCTTACCGGCGAATCTGTACCAGTTGAAAAAGTAATTGAACCAGTGGCGGATGATCTACCCATTGCTGATCGGATTAATATGGCCTATTCAGGAACTATTGTCGCCTATGGTCGTGCCAAAGGAGTTGTTACCGAAACCGGACTGAATCGGGAAATAGGGAAAATAGCTCAATTATTAGAAAAAGAAGAAGAAGTCATTACCCCTCTTCAGAAACGCTTAGCCGGCCTGGGAAAGCTGTTAGGATATTTAACTTTAATCGTTTGTGGAGTGGTTTTCGTAGTTGGAATCATCCGAGGGGAGCAAACTTTTGACATGTTTATGACCGCAGTAAGTTTAGCAGTAGCCGCAATTCCAGAAGGTCTTCCAGCCATAGTAACCATAGTACTTGCTTTGGGTGTCACGCGCATGAGTCAACGTAATGCCATAATTCGCAAACTACCTGCAGTTGAGACCTTGGGAAGTGCTACCGTGATTTGCACCGATAAAACCGGAACCTTAACCCAGAACCAAATGACTGTTCAAGAAGTTTTTCAAATGAATGACGAGGAGAAAGAGGCTCAGGTACAAGCTTTTTTACCCAGCGAAGTCCTTATTAAAATCGGAGTTCTTTGCAATGATAGCTCAATTGCCAAAGATAATGGTAAAGTACAGCGCTTCGGTGATCCAACTGAGTTGGCTTTAGTCGAGTTGGCTGAAAAGAATGGCTATTCCGCGGAAAAGATTAGACAGGATTTTCCTCGTTTGGACGAAGTCCCTTTTGATTCGAAACGAAAAATGATGTCAACCCTTCATGAGTTCAATGGGAAAAAAAGAATTTTAGTGAAAGGTGCCCCAGATGTTTTAATTAATCGTTGTAGTTCTTATCAAGAAGGAGATCAAAAACATCCTCTTGGAGAAGAAGAAAAACAACTCATTCTAAGCACGATTGAAGAAATGGCCGGGAAAGCTTTGCGAGTTTTAGCTTTTGCCGAAAAAGAAATGCCGGATAAAAAGAAAATCAGCCAGGAAGATGAAGTCGATCTCAATTTTTATGGCTTAGTAGGCATGATTGATCCTCCTCGTCCGGAAGTAAGGCAAGCTTTGGAAGAAGCCAATAGCGCCGGAATTGAAACAATTATGATTACCGGAGACAATCTCCTCACCGCGAAAACCATTGCCCAGGACTTGGGATTACTTCAATCCGGAGATGAAGCCATCACAGGTCAAGAGATGGAAAAGCTTTCTCAAGAAACCCTAATGGAAAAGATCAAACAACTTCGAGTATTTGCTCGGGTATGGCCGGAACAAAAGTTAAATATTGTTGAAGCTCTTCAAAAGAACCATGAAGTAGTAGCTATGACTGGTGATGGAGTGAATGATGCGCCAGCTTTGAAAAAGGCTGATATTGGTGTAGCAATGGGTATCACCGGAACCGATGTTGCCAAAGAAGTGGCCGATGTTGTTTTAATGGATGATAACTTTGCTACCATTGTTAAGGCGATTGAGGAAGGGAGAGTCATTTTTGATAATATCAGGAAATTCGTCATGTATCTTTTAGCCTGTAATATCGGTGAAATATTTGCTATTTTTATACCGATATTAATTGGGTTGCATCGTCCTCTGGTTCCAGTTCAAATACTGCTTATTAACTTAGTAACCGATGGTTTGCCAGCAATGGCACTGGGAGTTGACAGTCCAGAACCAGATATTATGATGAGAAAACCTCGTAACCCCAAGGAAGGGATTCTCAATCCACAATCCATGAAAATTATCCTCTTTAATTCGGTATTTATTGCTATTTCGGTCATCATCGCCTTTGTTACCGGAACATCGATGGGTGGAATTGAAACTGGTCGAACCATGGCATTTGTCACTCTGGCGTTTTCAGAACTCCTTCGAGCTTATAGTTTTCGCTCAGAGAAAAGAAATTTTTGGCAGATTAATCTCCGTTCCAACCTCTATCTCATTGAAGCTGCATTACTATCAGCAGCCATTGTTTTAATCACCGTAATCGTTCCTTCGGCGGCTCGAGTGTTTTCTAACGTTCAGCTTAATGGATTGGAATGGATGTATACAATAATATTTTCTTTCATTTCATTTTTTGCTTACGAAATCTGGAAAATCTGGGATAAAAATCGTCATCCTTAA
- a CDS encoding OsmC family protein, producing MVATFKSSGHWDGCLRIKSIVRDFSLSYDEPPSLGGEDTAPNPVEALLSSLVGCLGIVACVVANEKKIPFEGIDISVEGDLDPRGFMGQDKNVRPGMQAIRYSIKVKGDISEAQLKDFLEEIEKRCPVSDTLKNGTNVTGHITNA from the coding sequence ATGGTAGCGACTTTTAAATCAAGTGGACATTGGGATGGGTGTTTAAGAATAAAATCGATAGTGCGTGACTTTTCACTTTCTTATGATGAGCCACCTTCCTTAGGGGGTGAAGATACTGCTCCCAATCCGGTAGAAGCATTGCTTTCATCTTTGGTTGGCTGTTTAGGTATTGTTGCCTGTGTGGTAGCTAATGAAAAAAAGATACCTTTTGAAGGAATCGATATTAGTGTTGAAGGTGATCTTGATCCAAGAGGATTTATGGGACAGGATAAAAATGTCAGGCCTGGAATGCAAGCTATACGATATAGTATCAAAGTGAAAGGGGACATAAGCGAAGCTCAACTTAAGGATTTTTTAGAGGAAATTGAAAAGAGATGTCCGGTTTCCGATACTTTGAAAAACGGAACAAATGTAACTGGTCACATCACAAATGCTTAA
- a CDS encoding cytochrome c biogenesis CcdA family protein, translated as MDIQLNGLVSFLAGLLSFLSPCVLGIAPAYVSYISGVESLEKERKKVFLHTILFVVGFSLVFIFMGIGASFLGTFLMKYKIWFNRIAGIIIIIFGLQILGVLKIKMFYAEKRIQPKKTWAKMRSLILGITFGLGWTPCVGPILGSILLYVSTLGNVLQGGIYLSFYALGLAIPFILLGIGWGYMISALRTLQKRGHIIEIISGILLIFLGVILMFDQMDAFMTFLGLGNLVPGESLFMNQ; from the coding sequence ATGGATATTCAATTAAATGGCTTGGTAAGTTTTTTAGCTGGTTTACTGTCTTTTTTATCCCCGTGTGTTTTAGGCATAGCCCCAGCCTATGTGAGTTATATCAGTGGAGTTGAGTCATTGGAAAAAGAACGCAAGAAAGTTTTTCTCCATACCATTCTTTTTGTGGTTGGATTTTCTCTGGTTTTCATATTCATGGGTATCGGTGCTTCTTTTTTAGGAACTTTTCTGATGAAATATAAAATATGGTTTAACCGAATAGCTGGTATTATAATTATTATTTTTGGTCTACAAATCTTGGGAGTTTTAAAAATTAAGATGTTTTATGCCGAAAAGAGAATTCAGCCCAAGAAAACTTGGGCAAAGATGAGAAGTCTGATATTGGGTATCACCTTTGGGTTGGGATGGACACCTTGTGTCGGTCCAATTTTAGGTTCCATCCTCCTGTATGTGTCGACTTTGGGGAATGTTCTTCAGGGAGGTATTTATTTGTCTTTTTATGCCCTTGGATTAGCTATTCCCTTTATTTTATTGGGGATTGGTTGGGGATATATGATAAGTGCTCTTCGGACACTTCAAAAAAGAGGTCATATCATTGAAATAATTAGTGGAATCTTGCTGATTTTCTTGGGAGTCATATTGATGTTTGACCAAATGGATGCGTTCATGACTTTTTTGGGATTAGGGAATCTGGTTCCTGGTGAAAGCTTATTTATGAACCAATAA
- a CDS encoding alcohol dehydrogenase catalytic domain-containing protein, with translation MKAAVLEGIDQLVVKEVPDYKVGLGEVLVRVKTCAVCGSDLRIMHSGNPRVKYPQIVGHEIAGEVVEVGDGVERLGVGDRVAVGADVPCGKCYWCQNGMGTNCAINYAVGYQFPGGFAEYILLNELTVNQQVVNLIPDNLSFDEASLAEPLACAINGLEMSQLGVGDTLCIIGAGPIGCMMIELGRHMGATNIIVIQRSQRRLDMAKKYSADHYFLSDDPDIDAKVKGVTKGEGPDVIMITCASPEAQEQSLLLARHRARINFFGGLASTARKLNISSNLIHYKELTILGSHGSLPRHHKKAIKIIDRGMVHTAQYITHRFPLDQIHEAFHAAESREGLKVVVNP, from the coding sequence ATGAAAGCTGCAGTTTTAGAAGGAATTGACCAACTCGTTGTTAAAGAAGTACCAGATTATAAAGTTGGGTTGGGAGAAGTTCTAGTTCGAGTGAAAACCTGTGCAGTTTGTGGGTCCGATTTACGAATTATGCATTCAGGAAATCCTCGTGTGAAGTATCCTCAAATAGTTGGACATGAAATCGCCGGAGAAGTTGTTGAAGTGGGAGATGGTGTTGAACGGCTAGGAGTGGGAGACCGAGTAGCCGTTGGTGCTGATGTTCCTTGTGGGAAATGTTATTGGTGCCAGAATGGTATGGGAACCAACTGTGCTATTAATTATGCGGTCGGTTATCAATTTCCTGGTGGTTTTGCTGAGTATATCCTTTTGAATGAACTCACCGTAAACCAACAGGTCGTAAATTTGATACCTGATAACCTATCCTTTGATGAAGCCAGCTTGGCAGAGCCCTTGGCCTGTGCGATTAATGGATTGGAAATGAGTCAATTGGGAGTTGGAGATACCCTATGTATTATAGGGGCTGGTCCAATTGGTTGCATGATGATCGAATTAGGAAGACACATGGGAGCAACCAATATCATAGTTATTCAAAGGTCGCAAAGGCGTTTGGATATGGCTAAAAAATATAGCGCCGATCATTACTTCCTCAGTGATGACCCTGATATTGATGCGAAAGTGAAAGGAGTAACTAAGGGCGAAGGGCCTGATGTAATCATGATTACTTGCGCTTCGCCTGAAGCCCAAGAACAGTCTCTCCTTTTAGCACGGCATCGAGCACGAATTAATTTTTTTGGAGGCTTAGCTTCAACCGCTAGAAAACTCAACATATCCAGTAATCTTATTCATTATAAAGAACTTACCATATTAGGAAGTCATGGCAGCCTACCTCGCCATCATAAGAAAGCAATTAAAATCATTGATAGAGGAATGGTTCATACGGCTCAATATATAACTCATCGTTTTCCTTTGGATCAAATTCATGAAGCTTTCCATGCTGCTGAATCAAGAGAAGGCTTGAAAGTGGTGGTGAACCCCTAA
- a CDS encoding ACT domain-containing protein, with the protein MAHQVSIFAENKPGRIEKLTRLFTEASINIRAITISSANGFGVIKVLVDQPHEAFEILRSQGIPSYLQEVIAVIMEDLPGGLHRVAEVLAENSINIEDAYGFVVASGKKAILIIQVESQPRAQSVLERNNFQLLTDEEIYKY; encoded by the coding sequence ATGGCTCATCAGGTTTCAATTTTTGCTGAAAATAAACCGGGGAGAATAGAAAAATTAACACGTTTATTTACAGAAGCTTCCATTAATATTCGGGCAATAACCATATCCAGCGCAAATGGATTCGGGGTCATTAAAGTTTTAGTCGATCAACCCCATGAAGCTTTTGAAATTCTTCGTAGCCAAGGAATTCCTTCCTATTTACAAGAAGTCATCGCAGTCATTATGGAAGACCTACCAGGTGGTCTCCATCGGGTTGCCGAGGTCTTAGCGGAAAATAGCATCAACATCGAAGATGCTTACGGATTTGTTGTAGCCAGTGGCAAGAAGGCAATACTCATTATTCAGGTTGAAAGCCAGCCACGAGCTCAGAGTGTTTTAGAAAGAAATAACTTTCAGCTCCTCACCGATGAAGAGATTTATAAGTATTAA
- a CDS encoding nitroreductase family protein, producing MNAIEVLKARRSIRRYLSKTVEKEKIEIIIDCARLAPTAINIQPWEFIVLTDNKIKKAVAEATDHGKFIQDAPVAIIVICKNVKYFLEDGCAATTNILNAAYALGLGACWIAGDKKPYANKILELIQAPKEYQLVSLISLGYPLKATLDNQMKRPLNEVIHWETF from the coding sequence ATGAATGCGATAGAAGTATTAAAAGCCAGACGTTCAATCCGTCGTTATCTGAGCAAAACTGTTGAAAAAGAAAAAATTGAAATTATAATCGATTGTGCTCGTTTAGCCCCAACTGCGATCAACATTCAGCCCTGGGAATTCATTGTTTTAACTGATAATAAAATAAAAAAAGCCGTAGCAGAAGCAACTGATCATGGAAAATTTATACAAGATGCACCAGTTGCTATTATTGTTATATGTAAAAATGTAAAATATTTTCTAGAAGATGGTTGCGCAGCGACAACCAACATTTTAAATGCAGCATATGCGTTGGGTTTGGGAGCTTGCTGGATTGCGGGAGATAAAAAACCTTATGCAAATAAGATCCTTGAGCTTATACAAGCACCAAAAGAATACCAGCTGGTGAGCCTCATTTCCTTGGGATACCCTCTGAAAGCTACTTTAGATAACCAGATGAAAAGACCACTTAACGAGGTCATTCACTGGGAAACATTTTAA
- the phoU gene encoding phosphate signaling complex protein PhoU, whose amino-acid sequence MEIIRGHFTRQLREVQEDLVNMTQAAKKMLQMSIESLQERDVAKAKEVIALDDIVDSYNYKIEDKCLRMIALQQPVAKDLRVIAAVMKIITDVERIGDYSIDIAKFSIRLADKPLFKPLIDVPKMADIVVKMLEETSATFIQKDLNVVQKVVEDDDKVDTLYRAVHEEVVNFIEKDPSVTRQAIWILMIARYLERIGDHITNITERIYYMETGEMIELHQ is encoded by the coding sequence ATGGAGATAATTCGAGGTCATTTTACCCGTCAGCTAAGAGAGGTCCAGGAAGATTTGGTAAATATGACCCAGGCTGCTAAAAAGATGTTACAAATGTCGATTGAATCGCTTCAAGAAAGAGATGTAGCCAAAGCAAAAGAAGTTATTGCACTGGATGATATCGTTGATTCATATAATTATAAGATAGAAGACAAATGTCTGAGAATGATTGCTCTCCAACAACCAGTAGCTAAAGATTTACGAGTTATAGCTGCTGTAATGAAGATTATAACCGACGTAGAAAGAATTGGTGATTATTCGATTGATATTGCCAAATTCAGTATCCGACTTGCCGATAAGCCACTTTTTAAACCGCTTATCGATGTCCCAAAAATGGCAGATATCGTCGTAAAAATGTTGGAAGAAACCTCGGCAACTTTTATTCAGAAAGATTTAAATGTAGTTCAAAAAGTTGTTGAAGATGATGATAAAGTTGATACCCTATATCGAGCGGTTCATGAGGAAGTTGTCAATTTCATTGAAAAAGACCCTTCAGTTACTAGGCAAGCGATTTGGATTCTTATGATCGCCCGTTATCTGGAAAGGATTGGTGACCATATTACCAATATAACTGAACGGATTTATTATATGGAAACTGGTGAAATGATTGAACTTCACCAATAA
- a CDS encoding metallophosphoesterase, producing the protein MKIGILSDSHDALGKIRNAVQIFREKKVDGIIHGGDFVAPFSVAILAELPIPWWGVLGNNDGEVVGIFQKSKGLVRSYYQEIEVDCYRIWVSHYYHPAELAFQSGKYDLSIFGHTHEKKIQEEKGRFLLNPGECCGLLTGVASVAIFDLMKKEVEFLEI; encoded by the coding sequence ATGAAAATAGGGATACTTTCTGATTCTCACGATGCTTTGGGGAAAATTCGAAATGCAGTTCAAATTTTCCGGGAAAAAAAAGTTGATGGAATCATTCATGGTGGAGATTTTGTAGCACCCTTTTCGGTGGCAATATTAGCTGAATTACCAATTCCCTGGTGGGGCGTATTGGGAAATAATGATGGTGAAGTTGTGGGGATATTTCAGAAGTCAAAAGGATTAGTCCGCTCCTACTATCAAGAAATAGAAGTCGATTGTTATCGGATTTGGGTTTCTCACTACTATCATCCAGCCGAACTGGCTTTTCAATCGGGGAAATATGACTTATCAATTTTTGGTCATACCCATGAAAAAAAGATACAGGAAGAAAAAGGTCGATTCTTGTTGAACCCTGGGGAGTGTTGTGGCCTCCTTACTGGAGTGGCTTCGGTTGCCATATTTGATTTAATGAAAAAAGAAGTCGAATTTCTAGAAATTTAA
- a CDS encoding DUF4032 domain-containing protein, which yields MRAQPVKGFGVVSKKLNLSNRAYRGIHAIQVKNIVGSVGRVQDLLSGFKLKNPDVRYYRLRKIMEKGDVVPPIIVYKVGNEYYVLDGNHRVAIAKELGVEFIDAEVIEFFPSERKESRTLRKKRIEFENLTGLKGIDLTEPRHYDTFINYIHDYAQRMELFLKRKVAINEAALNWFLSVYTPAVQCIVEKGLEDVYQGKTLGDIFCFILDYKWYKSQKEGYDIGFDNAMQGFIEEILGKDEPEEKKSLIEKFEGLLEEVLPWIKKE from the coding sequence ATGAGAGCTCAACCGGTTAAAGGGTTTGGAGTTGTCTCAAAAAAATTGAATTTATCGAACCGAGCCTATCGGGGAATTCACGCTATTCAGGTAAAGAATATTGTTGGAAGTGTGGGTCGAGTACAGGACCTTTTAAGTGGATTTAAATTGAAAAATCCCGATGTTCGGTATTATCGATTAAGAAAAATTATGGAAAAAGGTGATGTTGTTCCCCCCATAATTGTGTATAAAGTTGGTAATGAATATTATGTTTTGGATGGAAATCATCGAGTGGCAATTGCCAAAGAACTTGGTGTAGAGTTCATTGATGCCGAGGTAATTGAGTTTTTCCCAAGCGAAAGAAAAGAAAGCCGAACTCTTAGGAAAAAGAGAATTGAGTTTGAAAACCTAACCGGATTGAAAGGAATCGACTTAACCGAACCTCGTCATTATGATACATTTATTAACTATATCCATGACTATGCTCAACGAATGGAGTTATTTCTCAAGAGAAAAGTTGCCATAAATGAAGCTGCTTTGAATTGGTTCCTTTCGGTCTATACACCTGCAGTTCAGTGTATTGTAGAAAAAGGCTTAGAGGATGTATACCAGGGGAAAACCTTAGGTGATATTTTTTGTTTTATTCTTGACTATAAATGGTATAAAAGTCAAAAAGAGGGCTATGATATTGGCTTTGACAATGCAATGCAGGGTTTTATTGAGGAAATTTTAGGAAAAGATGAACCTGAAGAGAAGAAATCCTTGATAGAAAAATTCGAGGGCTTGTTGGAGGAGGTTTTACCGTGGATCAAAAAGGAATAA